ggccaaagctaccatggagctgaggatggcaacccaagtaaaagacaacaagaaattgttttttagatatattgggagtaaaaggaaggcccagggaggaataggaccgctgctaaatgggcagaaacaattggtgacggacaggggggacaaggctgaactcctcaatgagttctttgcctccgtgttcctaagcgaggggcacgacaagtctctcactagggttgtagagaggcagcagcaaggcaccagacttccatatgtagatcctgagatggtgcagagtcacttggaagaactggatgcctttaaatcggcaggcccggatgggctccatccgagggtgctgaaggcactggccgacgtcattgcagagccactggcgggaatattcgaatgctcgtggcgcacgggccaagtcccggaggactggaaaagggctaacgtggttcccattttcaaaaaggggaggaaggaggacccgggcaactataggccagtcagtctcacctccatccttggtaaagtctttgaaaaaattatcaaggctcacatttgtgagagcccggcaggacaaattatgctgaggggaaaccagcatgggtttgtggcgggcagatcgtgcctgaccaacctagtctctttctatgaccaggttacgaaacgcctggacaaaggaggaggggtggatgtcgtatacttagacttcaggaaggcctttgatacggtatcccaccccatactggtgaacaagttaagaggctgtgacttggatgactgcacagtccggtgggtggcgaattggctgaagggtcgcacccagagactcgtggtagatgggtcggtctcaacctggaagggtgtgggcagtggggtcccgcagggctcggtccttggaccgatactctttaatgtcttcatcagtgacttggacgagggagtcaaatgtactctgtccaagtttgcagatgacacaaagctatggggagaagtggacacgccggagggcagggaacagctgcaagcagacctggacaggttggacaagtgggcagaaaacaacaggatgcagttcaacaaggagaaatgcaaagtgctgcacctagggaggaaaaatgtccagcacacctacagcctagggaatgacctgctgggtagcacggaagtggaaagggatcttggagtcctagtggactccaagatgaacatgagccggcagtgtgacgaagccatcagaaaagccaatggcactttatcgtgcatcagcagatgcatgatgaataggtcgaGGGAggggatacttcccctctatagggcgctggtcagaccgcagttggagtactgcgtgcaattctgggcgccacacttcaagagggatgcggataacctgaagagggtccagagaagggcaatttgtatggtcaagggcctgcagaccaagccctatgaggagagactagagaaactggaccttttcagcctccgcaagagaaggttgagaggcgaccttgtggctgcctataagttcatcacgggggcacagaagggaattggtgagtatttattcaccaaggcgcccccgggggttacaagaaacaatggccacaagctagcagagagcagatttagactggacattagaagaacttcttcacagttcgagtggccagggtctggaatgggctcccaagggaggtggtgctctcccctaccctgggggtcttcaagaggaggttggatgagtatctagctggggtcatctagacccagcactctttcctgcttatgcagggggtcggactcgataatctattgaggtctcttccgaccctaacatctatgaatctatgaatctatgagtcctGCCACGGCGCAGCCCAAACCATGCACTGCAGGGGATGAACTGAAGTTGCTTCCTTACTCCTTAACCTACACCCAAGTAAAGCTTGTTATTCTTGAATGATATGTTCAGCAGATAAAGAATTGAATAATCTATGCATatttactaattaatatgtaaaacaaTATCCTGTATCAAGTACAGTGCCCTAAATGAAGATCAGATGAGGATGGAATTATGGGGGCAAAATACTTTTTGGGGAACCCCAAACTCTCTGTCGATGCTACCGGGGGAACTGTCCTGAAGacccctgagtgcagccctgcccGGCCTAAAACGTGGCTTGGACCTGCCAGGCTGCCTCCTCCCCGAGTCCTCTCCCCCAACTGGCCACTGcactaagtataatggctcaaATAAGAAACTGGTTTTCGTTTGGGATCCTGGCTGGAAATCCTccctgggccaccccacaccatgcctctttGACACCTCTGCCTGCAGTCTTGTCTGGCCCAAAGCGCAGTTTGGCTGTTTTCTTTCTGTGATAACATCTGCAGGTGTCAGCCGTGCTGCCGggtcctgctgcagcagagaggcGGCTCCGTCCTCCCCGCTCGGTCACTGACTCGCTGGCTCGGGGCAGCTGGGCTGCGGAGAAGAAGCAGCTCCCACAAGTGGGCTGAGCCCTCTCCAGCCCGGTGcctctcacagctgctgcagtggtgctGAAAACCGGGTGCCTGGTGTCACAGTGAAACTGAAAGGGAGACAAAGTAGTTCCTGAAGTTGTTTATTAGTCATGTCTTGTAATTCCTCTTGTTTAACAGCCCTGCTGACTGCTTCCAGTCCTAGATGAAAGCCCCGGCTCAGGAATGTTATTTTAACTTAGGCAAACGTGAACTCTGGTGTGGAGATGCATAAGGGTGCCTTGTGTGCGAGGGGCCAGGCTGTGTCCATGCTGCCCCAGGCTGTGATTGTCCCCACACCGGCCACCTTTCCCCAGGTCAGCCTCTCCCCGGGTGCTCTCTGGGAGGACCCACGCCGGGAAGGGGCAGGACCAGCGCTGGTCTTAGCCTTGGTCCAGGGGCAGCAAGTGCCTGCAACGTGCTGAGCGAGGGGCCGGGCTTAGCAGGGTCCCCAAGGCTCATTGCATGGGGGGCCTGTGCTGAAAGCACCAAGGTAGCCCCTCCATGCACAGCGCAGCACAGCTGCCCTGTGACCTTGGGCAGGCGCTCGCACTGCACCATGACATGTGGGAGGCAGGCACCCCCCACCGCACTGCAGCAACCTGTCCCTGCAGCACGCAACGACATGCCCCTTTGCTTGCACCCCAGGCCgggctgtgcactgctgggcAACCTCTGCCATGACCTGGACGCGATGCATCCTTGCACCGCCCTGTGAGACCCGCTCCCCGTGACAGCCTCTCCCACGCAGGGCTCGCAGAGGCAATCCTCAGTGTTTCCCCACAGCACTTTCTGCAGGCGTAAGAGCAGTCCCAGCCTATCCCCGAGGGGCTTCCTGCAGAGGacttgcagtggcagggggcgcGGAGGTGATTTCCCCTCTGTACAGCCCCTTACACAGCCCACGGGCGACAGGCAGGGACAGTTCTGGTCCCAGGAGCTTCTTGAGAAAAAGGGGCTGGTAgagctgctgggcagaggggccGTCCACGGCAGGCTggtgcagccagtgcagggcaggACAGTGGCTTcctgccagggctggaggctggagtcaggtggcagaggcccagggtggcatgtgggtgtgggagggctGGAGGCTGGTGCTGAGGCTCCTGGGGCaaggtcagccctgggctggctggagggTGTGAGGAGTGGGATCAGGCGGCTGAGATgggccttgagcaggggactgccTTGGAGCAGCTGAGGGGAGACAGAAGGGCAGCGTGGgtcccaggaagcagggggcacgtgtggggctgcctgcatgggggACAATGCATTGTCTTCAGCATGTGTACCGCAGCAGGCCCAGGATGGGGACTGTGCCCACGGAAGGTCAAGAGTCAGGCCTGGCCCAGGCAAGGGAACAGCCAGGTCTGgaaggggtggcagcagtgggatgcCGGCAGCAGGTGGAGCGCAGGGAAGCTCCAGGTGGGAACCAACTGTGGCCACGTCCGTAACATTTACGGCCCAGAGAGACAGGACCTCGATCCTGTCCTCCAGGGACGGCTGAGCCCTGCCCCCGGCATCTTGCtcttgcctggccccactgcacacCTGCTCGGTGCTGAGCAGCTCCCCCGGCtccacctggccctgcctctgcttccaaGCACAGCCAGAGGCACTGGACCACATCCTGTCAGCTCCAGCCCAAGTTTCCCGTCTGTCGAGATCCGTCTACATTGTGTTCTGTCCTCTAGCGTGTTCACAGCCCTTCCccgtgccctgctgtgccctacACAAACTTGCTCCAGAAGCTTTCTGTGCCAGTGTCCACATCATCAATACACAGgatgagcagcccctgtggggCTCCACTCGAAGCCTCCCACCATCCTGACATGGGCCCAGACAGAATTGCCCTTTGCTGGCAGCCACTGAGCCAGTCTTCTCTCCCCCTTACAGGACCTGTGTCccacccacatttctccagttcgtgaatgagaaggtcatgtgggactctgtccaaagccttcctgaagtccagatacacgaTGCCCACATCAGGCCCTTGATCCACAGCATGCCTTCTTGGGCACCGTCCCCCAGGAGATCAAGTTTCTTGGACACCACTTGTTCTTAGCTGATGTGCTGCAGCAATATGACACAGTTTTTGGGTGGGGTTCCAGCACTATGTTatccagtttaagatcaaagcaaagcaaaatgcagTATTGATGGCACGTGTACAAATGGGCTGGATTATATGTTAAGTTTAGAAAGTGCAACCAGCTGGACAGATAGTCAGAGGATGTTGCCATTAGACCAGTTTAGTGCACTCCTCTTACTCAGATTTCTCATACAAAATCTCGCCCTTGTGAGCATCCAGCCCGGCTCCCAGTCTCTGCACCGGAGTTCACCTTCGCTTGAGTTAAAATGACCACACCAGGGTCAGGGCTTTCAGCATGAACTGGAAGCAGCTGGCAGGGCTAGGAAATACACAGCGACACCTGCTATATGCACAGAAAGGAGAGTGGCATGAACGGACCACAAAGCCCTTTGAAAAGGAGGGAGAGTTGTTAGTGCCTGTCGGGTGCTCaggtgctgctcccagcagctgtgtttaaagtttggatggagcaggaagcaaaggggGTGATGTCCCCATCCCAGGTCCTCCTCTGCCTGCAGGCAAAGGGCAGCAGGTGAACAGAGCTGCCAGACAGAGACCCAGCACCACCCTGCTCCTGTCTCCAGAGAGTCGCCCTGGCCCTGGCTTggccctgctttgccctgcccTACCCTACTCCCTATCGCTTTCACTATTGACACCAGGCACTCGGTATCCAGgatgtgggcagcagtgcagtgAGGCATCGGACACTTCAGTTTCGGGAACTGCTCCTTCCCCCGCAGCCCAGCTGCCCCGAGTAGGCGGGAAGGACGGAGCCGCCCCTTTGCTGCAGCAGGACAAGGTGGCACGTCTGATGCCTGCAGACGCTGGAGAAATAGTGAGGGAAATCTGCCTCccgctggccctggccctggccctgagcccggCGTTGCTGGGGGTGGCATCGTGGAGCAAGGTGCGGtggtggtgcccagggcaggggaccaGGTGCTTGCCCTGGCGGGTCGGGTTGCcaggaaacaccatgtatctggtccatgaaggcagttttccttaagcattcTCAGGGATAACTGTTCTGGTATGGTTTAGTACTTGCCAAGGTGTTAGGGCCTGAAGCctgctttatggaaatgggaggcccCCCCTAGCTTGCTCTTGTGGctgtatggctgagggcaggtgaaacttcggggcatctgaaccccaagcctttgGGCTTGGGCTCGAGTGTAGGACACCCACCAAAAGACTTTGCAAGTATCTGaaggccctggggggggggggtggaggatttttgccagttgtagggccacttatggtcctggactgactcacggatttggacttgACTTGGCTGTGTCGTGgaaaacacacgcagcaaacttttgggtcaggtcagtaGAAGCTTTATTTGAATAGAGCTACAGCTGTAGGAGGggccccaaagtgacatggattcaccGTGCACTTGGAGGGGGCTCCCTGCCTAAACGTTAAAGCAAAAAGCTTACATATCTTTTTAACAGCCACctacaattcacgtgaacataTAGTGAAATGTTTAGAAACCTAGCTGCAGTAACAgttacaaaaacattattttcatttctttattacaaaacacGTTTTTCTTGCTGTCTCAGTAACTGCTGATTACTACAAGGCCAGacattcttcctcttttcctaGTCTACACTTTTACACAAcgccttttgttttatctttacaaccttttttttttttatcaaagttcaacgccttttctttttttataccaCAGCTGGGAACACAAAAAATgtcttgaaaaataaaaaaaaaggtctgGGTCATGCTTCATGGCTTCTGCTGGCCCAGGGAAGCAGCCAGGCTTTCTTCTGCTCTTTTAGAAGTCACTTTGCCGAGGGGGTGGAAACCTCCGTGCGGGGCAGGAGCCGGCCAAAAATGCAACTGCCAGGTGAGAAgggagcccagggccaaagccacCAGCAAGGCCCTGAAAGGTCAGCTATCCCTGCCCTCCTGGGTGCAGCGCCTCGCCAGTCTGGCCTCCCTTCACCGCCTTGGGCCGCAAGCCTGGGCATTTCCGGCAGAGACGTCCTGCAGCCGGTGCCACGGAGCACCCTGCTTTAGGCGGCTGCACGGGGGGCACGGGTCCAGCAtgggcacctgcccctgcctcgtCCTGCTGGACATGGGGCCTGGAGCAGTGGGCAGGGTGGCCTCTCCTGTGGGTGCCACGTGTGCCCTGTACTGACCCATGTGCTCCCATGCAGTGCGTCCTGTCCGGGCAGTGGTAGAACGAGCTGGGCTCCCAGATGCACTTCTTTGATATGGAAGTAGACGGCAGCTTCTCCGGCAAGTACAGGATGGCCGGGTCAGCCACACAGGCGCCCATCCGGCCCGcactgctgtgcaggtcccagcagctgcatggtgaggggcagcagcccaCTTTTGGCTTCACTGTCAACTGGAAGAGCTTCTCAGGTGCATGCCTGGCAGCTGCAGACCCTGGCGGAGGTGGggagtccccagccctgcccctcatctgctctctcctctcccccatttcccaccctgctgccctggcctggcccctgccctctcccctgcactCAGCCACTGGCTGCCTTTGCAGGAGACCCTCTCCcctttgtggtgggagaaacctccctaaggtctgttgtctagctgtaatttgattgacagacaacgcgggtaaagaaagacagctgtttatttgctcgagcaaagaccatcaagccagcaaaaggcaaaatggccccccctcaagggtgaggcgatcttttatacttcttacaacaaagcaagactatatggttaacaaaaagcaatacttggggcggtgctctacaaagctttgtaacagcatatttctattaagctgaactagcactttttaaaagctaaaagttaagtaacagtaacattatgttagcaaacccttacacagtagaagatacttctcaaggacacaaccagtaagctcaaacaatggtttctctgtcttatcttacttctagctgtaggtgtttttttttagcacacagacacagattcactttttaactcagaaaatgcttgttgcagttaaaatgattacttgacacaagcaaaggcctagctatcattctgccttgtggtcagctgcattactaggccacaggtcatgccttgtattcagctgtaaagctaatacttcttaaaaatccaaattattgtaaacctaacagtatgctttcagaaaactattccttttcagggcaatgacaaacctgcggactacacCTTCCCCGTTGCCCGCCCCTGGGGCACTGGGCTGCAACCCTCTGCCCTGACCTGGAACAGCAGGAGAGGCCTGGGAACAGCCAGGATGTACCAGGATGGCCCCACATcacctgcccacctcccaccctccccacaatcCATCCCCATTGCTAGGGCCGGCTGCAGCCTGATCCTTGGCCTGGGCACACCTGCGGACATGCCGGCCGGGCAGATGCTAGCTGGCAGCCACATGCCCGGCCAGCATGGATAGTGTGCATAGGGAGccagagcccacagcagggcCCACAGTGCTCACATGCCTACTGCCCACAGACTCGACCACCGTCTTTGTGGGCCAGTGCTTCGTGGACAAGAGCAGGGAGGAATCGCTGCACACCATGTGGCTGCTGAGGGAGGAAGTCAAAGCCGAGAAGGACGACTGGAAAGCAACCAGGTGAGTGGGGCAGGCACGACTCTGGGGCTCAGTGGGGCGTGAAGGCCCATCCGTCCCCATGTGCACgtatcccagccccagggctcttccCTGTGCAGACTCCACCTTCGCCTGTACTGGGAGTGCAGACCCCCTCCAACGCCATCCcatcagcctgggctctgcactgGCTCCACGTCTGGCTGCCAGCTGCGCATTCAGCATGGTGAGCAACAGTGCTACCttgcactgtgggcttgggcagtGCACCTGTCCAAGCTTTAGCTTGAAGACTCTAGGAGCACTGAGTGGTGCCACTAAGTGCCTGGGCTGTGGATGTGCTGGAACAGAGACGTCTGCACACAAGGCTTCTAGGCAAGTTGTTAATGAGCCGCCTTGACTGTGAGGACCATAAATCAAGGTGAAAGACACGGGCtggaaggagagaagaaagagTCCTGTGCAGACCTGGCAGAGATCGTTCCTGGATGACCAAAGGAAGCACTGTGTACAGGTGGGGAGAAGCCGGGGGCAGCGCTGGGAGCTGGTCCGGCAcacacagagctgctgccccctctctcctgcGTCTCCCCAGCCGGCACCGGGGAggagctgctctgtgctgctgtgggcCCGGTGGGCGCTGAGATACATGCACGTGTTGTCATTCAGGGGGAGTAATAAAAGACAAGGCTGCCAACCTGTCTCGTATCTCTTCTCTGACCCACAG
This genomic window from Alligator mississippiensis isolate rAllMis1 chromosome 2, rAllMis1, whole genome shotgun sequence contains:
- the LOC106738964 gene encoding avidin-like, producing MDSVHREPEPTAGPTVLTCLLPTDSTTVFVGQCFVDKSREESLHTMWLLREEVKAEKDDWKATRLHLRLYWECRPPPTPSHQPGLCTGSTSGCQLRIQHGEQQCYLALWAWAVHLSKL